The proteins below are encoded in one region of Saccharomyces kudriavzevii IFO 1802 strain IFO1802 genome assembly, chromosome: 5:
- the ICL1 gene encoding isocitrate lyase 1 (similar to Saccharomyces cerevisiae ICL1 (YER065C); ancestral locus Anc_7.247) has product MPIPVGNTKNDFTALQEKLDAGAAEIEEWWSDSRWSKTKRGYTAKDIAMRRGTFPPIEYPSSVMARKLFKVLEKHHNEGTVSKTFGALDPVQISQMAKYLDTIYISGWQCSSTASTSNEPGPDLADYPMDTVPNKVEHLFKAQLFHDRKQLEARSKAKSQEELDEMGAPIDYLTPIVADADAGHGGLTAVFKLTKMFIERGAAGIHMEDQTSTNKKCGHMAGRCVIPVQEHVNRLVTIRMCADIMRSDLIVVARTDSEAATLISSTIDTRDHYFIVGATNPNIEPFAEVLNGAIMSGASGKELADIEQKWCRDAGLKLFHEAVIDEIERSSLPNKQESVKKFTSKVGPMTETSHREAKKLAKEILGHDIFFDWELPRVREGLYRYRGGTQCSVMRARAFAPYADLVWMESNYPDFQQAKEFAEGVKEKFPDQWLAYNLSPSFNWPKAMSVDEQHTFIQRLGDLGYIWQFITLAGLHTNALAVHNFSRDFAKDGMKAYAQNVQQREMDDNVDVLKHQKWSGAEYIDGLLKLAQGGVSATAAMGNGVTEDQFKENGGKK; this is encoded by the coding sequence ATGCCTATTCCCGTTGGAAATACAAAGAACGATTTTACGGCTTTGCAAGAAAAGTTAGATGCAGGTGCTGCAGAGATCGAAGAGTGGTGGTCTGACTCACGTTGGAGCAAAACAAAGAGAGGTTACACAGCCAAAGACATCGCTATGAGACGCGGAACCTTCCCGCCAATCGAATACCCATCTTCAGTTATGGCTAGAAAATTATTCAAGGTGCTAGAAAAGCATCACAATGAAGGTACGGTTTCTAAAACATTTGGTGCTCTTGATCCCGTCCAAATTTCTCAAATGGCTAAATATCTGGACACCATCTATATTTCGGGCTGGCAATGCTCTTCAACTGCATCTACCTCCAATGAACCTGGTCCAGATTTGGCTGATTATCCAATGGACACTGTTCCAAACAAAGTGGAGCATTTGTTCAAGGCTCAATTGTTTCACGACAGAAAACAATTAGAAGCCCGTTCGAAAGCAAAGTCTCAAGAGGAACTAGATGAAATGGGAGCACCGATTGATTATTTGACGCCAATTGTGGCTGACGCTGATGCTGGCCACGGTGGCTTAACTGCAGTATTCAAGCTAACCAAGATGTTCATTGAGCGTGGTGCTGCAGGAATCCACATGGAAGATCAGACATCcacaaacaaaaaatgtgGTCATATGGCAGGAAGATGCGTTATTCCTGTTCAAGAACATGTCAACAGATTGGTAACTATTAGAATGTGTGCCGATATCATGCGTTCTGACTTGATCGTTGTTGCTAGAACTGATTCAGAAGCAGCCACTTTGATTAGCTCAACAATCGATACAAGAGACCATTATTTCATTGTCGGTGCTACCAACCCAAATATCGAGCCATTTGCCGAAGTTTTAAATGGTGCTATCATGAGCGGTGCTTCCGGGAAAGAGTTAGCGGAcattgaacaaaaatggTGCAGGGACGCCGGTTTAAAATTATTCCATGAGGCTGTCATTGACGAGATCGAGAGATCGAGTCTGCCAAATAAGCAGGAATCAGTCAAAAAGTTCACTTCTAAAGTCGGTCCAATGACCGAAACATCTCACAGGGAAGCTAAAAAACTTGCCAAGGAAATTCTAGGCCACGATATCTTCTTCGATTGGGAACTTCCAAGAGTAAGAGAAGGGTTGTACCGCTACAGAGGCGGTACTCAATGCTCTGTTATGAGAGCTCGTGCATTTGCTCCATATGCTGACTTAGTATGGATGGAATCTAATTATCCAGACTTCCAACAGGCGAAAGAATTCGCTGAAGGTGTTAAAGAGAAATTCCCTGATCAGTGGCTGGCTTATAACTTGTCTCCATCTTTCAACTGGCCAAAGGCCATGTCTGTTGATGAACAACACACCTTTATTCAGAGGTTGGGCGATCTGGGCTACATTTGGCAATTCATCACTTTGGCAGGTTTGCATACCAATGCTTTGGCGGTCCACAACTTCTCTCGTGATTTTGCTAAGGATGGAATGAAAGCTTACGCACAAAATGTTCAACAAAGGGAAATGGACGATAATGTTGATGTATTGAAGCACCAAAAATGGTCTGGTGCGGAGTATATTGATGGGTTGTTAAAATTGGCTCAGGGTGGTGTTAGTGCAACAGCTGCTATGGGTAATGGTGTTACGGAAGATCagtttaaagaaaatggcgGAAAAAAGTAG
- the RGI1 gene encoding Rgi1p (similar to Saccharomyces cerevisiae RGI1 (YER067W) and RGI2 (YIL057C); ancestral locus Anc_7.248), with product MTKKDKNPVKVQTITTEDGETVKVFEDLQGFETFIANETEDDDFDHLHCKLNYYPPFVLHESHEDPEKISDSANSHSKKFVRHLHQHIEKHLLKDIREAVKKPQLKFHEKSKEETFDKVTWHYGEETEYHERPFKIDVQVVCTHEDAMVFVDYKTHPVTAN from the coding sequence ATGACGAAAAAGGATAAGAACCCCGTAAAGGTTCAAACGATAACTACAGAAGACGGTGAAACGGTGAAGGTTTTTGAAGATCTACAGGGCTTTGAAACCTTCATTGCCAACGAgactgaagatgatgactTTGATCACCTACATTGTAAGCTGAACTATTATCCACCATTTGTGCTACATGAGTCGCATGAGGATCCGGAAAAGATTAGTGACTCAGCGAATTCtcattcaaagaagttCGTGCGTCATTTGCACCAGCATATTGAAAAgcatcttttgaaagatatAAGAGAAGCCGTTAAGAAACCTCAATTGAAATTccatgaaaaatcaaaagaagagactTTTGACAAGGTCACTTGGCATTATGGGGAGGAAACTGAGTATCATGAAAGGCCTTTCAAGATAGACGTTCAAGTAGTTTGTACGCACGAGGATGCCATGGTGTTTGTAGACTACAAAACGCATCCCGTAACTGCAAATTAA
- the MOT2 gene encoding CCR4-NOT core ubiquitin-protein ligase subunit MOT2 (similar to Saccharomyces cerevisiae MOT2 (YER068W); ancestral locus Anc_7.249), with the protein MMNPHVQENLQAIHNALSNFDTSFLSEDEEDYCPLCIEPMDITDKNFFPCPCGYQICQFCYNNIRQNPELNGRCPACRRKYDDENVRYVTLSPEELKMERAKLARKEKERKHREKERKENEYTNRKHLSGTRVIQKNLVYVVGINPPVLYEEVAPTLKSEKYFGQYGKINKIVVNRKTPHSSSTTGEHYHHHSPGYGVYITFASKDDAARCIAQVDGTYMDGRLIKAAYGTTKYCSSYLRGLPCPNPNCMFLHEPGEEADSFNKRELHNKQQAQQQGGGTAFPRAGIHSNVPTSVTGSNTNLLSEHFTSTPSPAAMRAQLHHDSHTAAGTPVLTPASVPVGSNPWGVTQSATPITSINLSKNNSSINLPTLSDSLGHHTITTTETNTATTTTVTNSNVPTHGKKKQSLAAEEYKDPYDALGNAVDFLDARLSSLSNYQKSPISIKSNVIDEKTYKKYPSLFSWDKIETSKKSDNTLANKLVEILAIKPIDYSASVIQFLQSVNVGANDGIAITDNMKASTQPIRLQTVPQQIQPPLNVSTPPPGIFGPQNKVPMQQQQMAETSSRNSSDLLNQLINGRKIIAGN; encoded by the coding sequence ATGATGAATCCACacgttcaagaaaatttgcaAGCAATCCATAATGCCCTAAGTAATTTCGATACGTCATTTTTATcggaagatgaagaggattACTGTCCTCTCTGTATCGAACCGATGGATATTActgacaaaaatttttttccttgccCCTGTGGTTACCAAATTTGTCAGTTCTgttataataatattagaCAGAATCCAGAACTAAATGGGCGCTGTCCAGCATGTCGTCGTAAGTATGATGACGAAAACGTTAGGTACGTCACATTATCTCCGGAAGAGTTAAAAATGGAAAGAGCCAAACTTGCCaggaaggaaaaggagAGAAAACATAGAGAAAAAGAGCGCAAGGAAAACGAATATACGAATAGAAAGCATTTATCGGGCACCAGGgttattcaaaagaacTTAGTGTATGTTGTTGGCATTAATCCTCCCGTTCTATATGAAGAAGTTGCGCCCACTTTGAAATCtgagaaatattttggcCAATATGGTAAGATAAATAAGATTGTGGTTAATAGAAAGACACCCCATTCTAGTAGCACAACTGGCGAGCATTACCACCATCATTCTCCAGGCTACGGTGTCTATATAACATTCGCTTCTAAGGATGATGCTGCAAGATGTATAGCTCAGGTGGACGGAACATACATGGATGGCCGCCTGATCAAGGCTGCATACGGTACCACCAAATACTGTTCTTCTTATCTAAGAGGACTGCCATGCCCAAATCCAAATTGTATGTTCTTGCATGAACCCGGCGAAGAAGCTGACTCTTTTAATAAAAGAGAACTCCATAACAAACAACAAGCACAACAGCAAGGTGGCGGAACCGCATTTCCTAGAGCTGGCATTCACAGCAATGTTCCTACCAGTGTTACCGGTTCAAACACCAATTTACTGAGCGAACACTTCACAAGCACTCCTTCACCAGCTGCTATGAGGGCTCAGCTACATCATGACAGCCATACAGCTGCAGGAACGCCAGTCTTAACTCCCGCTTCAGTTCCTGTAGGATCGAATCCATGGGGTGTTACTCAATCAGCCACACCTATAACATCCATAAATCTCTCTAAGAACAATAGCTCCATCAATTTGCCAACATTGAGCGATTCTTTGGGTCATCATACTATAACCACAACCGAAACCAATACTGCAACCACCACAACTGTCACAAACAGCAATGTCCCAACACATGGTAAGAAGAAGCAATCTCTTGCAGCAGAAGAGTACAAAGATCCTTACGACGCACTAGGGAATGCCGTTGACTTTTTGGATGCAAGACTAAGTTCTCTATCAAATTACCAGAAGAGTCCTATATCTATTAAATCCAACGTTATCGATGAGAAGACCTATAAGAAGTATCcgtctttattttcttgggaCAAGATTGAAACCTCTAAGAAAAGCGATAACACATTAGCCAACAAACTAGTGGAAATACTAGCCATAAAGCCAATAGACTATTCTGCTTCTGTTATCCAATTCTTACAAAGTGTGAACGTTGGTGCGAATGATGGCATCGCAATTACGGATAACATGAAAGCATCCACCCAACCAATAAGACTGCAAACCGTTCCACAACAAATTCAACCACCATTAAACGTCAGCACTCCTCCACCGGGTATCTTTGGACCACAAAATAAAGTCCCTatgcaacagcagcaaatGGCAGAAACAAGTTCAAGAAACTCTTCTGATTTACTAAACCAACTAATCAACGGAAGGAAAATCATTGCCGGtaattaa
- the ARG56 gene encoding bifunctional acetylglutamate kinase/N-acetyl-gamma-glutamyl-phosphate reductase (similar to Saccharomyces cerevisiae ARG5,6 (YER069W); ancestral locus Anc_7.251), protein MPSASLLLSAKRLNASRFQKLICSLNKSTIAGFASIPLRAPPSVTFTRRKVGYSRRYISSTNDSSATRSTVIQLLNNISTKREVEQYLKYFTSVSQQQFAVIKVGGAIISDNLHELASCLAFLYHVGLYPIVLHGTGPQVNGRLEAQGIEPDYIDGIRITDEHTMAVVRQCFLEQNLKLVTALEQLGVRARPITSGVFTADYLDKDKYKLVGDIKGVTKEPIEASIKAGALPILTSLAETASGQMLNVNADVAAGELARVFEPLKIVYLNEKGGIINGSTSEKISVINLDEEYDDLMKQNWVKYGTKLKIREIKELLDYLPRSSSVAIINVQDLQKELFTDSGAGTMIRRGYKLLKRSSIGEFPSPDALRKALQRDPDIASGKESVASYLRDLENFDFVSYADEPLEAVAIVKKETKVPTLDKFVCSDVAWLNNVTDNVFNALHRDFPALQWVVNEDSVNIAWHFDKSQGSYLKNGKILFWYGIDDINTVSELIETFVKSFDTASCSTPSTSNGVFASGKSIRSYSTRSTPRPEGYNTSIGRVALIGARGYTGKNLVSLINGHPYLEVTHVSSRELKGQKLQDYTKSEIIYENLQVQDIKKLEKQNAVDFWVMALPNKICEPFVETIQSVHGKSKIIDLSADHRFVSESDWVYGLPELNNRDKIADATKISNPGCYATGSQLTIAPLTKYINGLPTVFGVSGYSGAGTKPSPKNDPKFLNNNLIPYALSDHIHEREISTRIGHNVAFVPHVGQWFQGISLTVSIPIKKGSLSVDEVKQLYKDFYQDEKLVHVTDDIPLVKDIGGTHGVAIGGFKLNDAQDRIVVCATIDNLLKGAATQCLQNINLAMGYGEYSGIPEDKIIGN, encoded by the coding sequence ATGCCATCTGCTAGCTTACTTCTCTCAGCGAAGAGACTCAATGCTTCAAGGTTTCAAAAACTCATTTGTTCATTGAACAAATCCACTATCGCAGGATTTGCATCCATACCTTTAAGGGCTCCACCTTCTGTTACTTTCACGAGAAGGAAAGTTGGCTACTCAAGGAGATACATTTCATCTACTAATGACTCTTCAGCTACTAGATCCACTGTCATCCAACTGTTGAACAATATAAGTACAAAGAGAGAAGTCGAACAATACTTGAAGTACTTCACTTCTGTTTCGCAACAACAGTTTGCTGTAATCAAGGTAGGTGGCGCTATTATTAGCGATAATCTGCACGAATTGGCTTCCTGCTTGGCCTTTTTGTATCATGTCGGTCTATATCCAATAGTTTTGCATGGTACCGGTCCTCAAGTTAACGGTAGACTAGAGGCGCAGGGAATTGAACCAGACTACATCGACGGTATCAGAATCACAGATGAGCACACAATGGCTGTGGTTAGACAATGTTTTTTGGAACAAAACCTTAAACTGGTGACAGCTCTAGAGCAATTGGGAGTCCGTGCAAGGCCTATCACCTCTGGCGTTTTCACTGCTGACTATTTGGACAAGGACAAATACAAACTAGTCGGAGACATTAAAGGTGTCACAAAGGAACCAATAGAAGCGTCAATCAAAGCTGGAGCGTTACCAATCCTGACTTCTTTAGCCGAAACTGCTTCAGGCCAAATGTTAAACGTCAACGCTGATGTAGCGGCTGGTGAATTAGCTCGTGTTTTTGAACCATTAAAAATTGTCTacttgaatgaaaaaggcGGCATTATCAATGGTTCTACCAGCGAAAAAATTTCGGTGATCAACTTagatgaagaatatgaCGATCTAATGAAGCAAAACTGGGTTAAGTATGGcacaaaattgaaaattagagaaattaaagaattaTTGGATTATTTGCCacgttcttcttcagttgCTATCATTAATGTACAAGATCTGCAAAAGGAACTTTTCACGGATTCTGGTGCTGGTACTATGATTAGAAGAGGTTACAAGTTGTTGAAGAGGTCATCCATTGGTGAATTTCCATCCCCTGATGCTTTGAGAAAAGCTCTTCAGCGAGACCCTGACATTGCATCCGGTAAAGAATCTGTTGCTTCCTATTTAAGAGACTTAGAAAACTTCGATTTCGTCTCGTATGCTGATGAACCTCTTGAAGCTGTGGCAATTGTCAAAAAAGAGACAAAGGTTCCCACATTGGACAAATTCGTCTGTTCCGATGTAGCCTGGTTGAATAATGTCACTGATAATGTATTCAATGCTTTACATCGTGATTTCCCTGCTTTACAGTGGGTAGTAAATGAGGATAGTGTGAACATTGCGTGGCATTTTGACAAGTCTCAAGGCtcatatttgaagaatggaaaaattctgTTCTGGTATGGTATTGATGATATAAATACAGTATCCGAGTTAATTGAGACATTCGTTAAATCTTTTGATACTGCTTCTTGCTCCACTCCATCAACAAGTAACGGGGTGTTTGCTAGTGGAAAATCTATCAGATCATACTCCACTAGATCTACTCCTCGCCCAGAGGGATATAACACTAGTATAGGTCGTGTTGCGCTCATTGGCGCTAGGGGGTACACTGGTAAGAATTTGGTTTCATTGATCAATGGTCATCCCTATTTAGAAGTGACCCATGTATCGTCCCGTGAATTGAAAGGTCAAAAGCTGCAAGATTATACAAAATCTGAAATTATATACGAAAATTTGCAAGTACAGGATATTaagaaattggaaaaacaGAATGCTGTGGACTTCTGGGTGATGGCGTTACCGAATAAAATCTGCGAACCTTTTGTCGAGACAATTCAAAGTGTCCATGGTAAATCTAAAATCATTGACTTGTCGGCTGATCATAGATTTGTCTCGGAATCGGACTGGGTTTATGGTTTACCAGAGTTGAACAATAGAGACAAAATTGCCGATGCTACTAAGATTTCCAACCCCGGCTGTTATGCCACCGGATCACAATTAACCATTGCTCCCTTAACCAAATATATCAACGGTCTTCCAACTGTTTTTGGTGTTTCAGGATATTCTGGTGCCGGTACGAAGCCTTCTCCAAAGAATGATCCTAAGTTCCTGAACAATAACTTGATTCCTTACGCATTAAGCGATCATATCCACGAACGTGAAATCTCAACTCGTATTGGACACAACGTTGCATTCGTGCCTCATGTCGGGCAGTGGTTTCAGGGAATTTCCTTGACGGTCTCCATTCCAATAAAGAAGGGATCGCTGTCTGTTGACGAAGTCAAGCAATTATACAAAGACTTTTATCAAGATGAAAAGCTTGTCCATGTCACTGATGATATTCCACTAGTTAAGGATATTGGAGGCACGCATGGCGTAGCTATTGGTGGTTTTAAGCTGAACGATGCCCAAGATCGTATAGTGGTCTGTGCAACGATTGACAACTTACTAAAAGGTGCTGCCACCCAATGTCTGCAGAATATTAATCTTGCTATGGGCTATGGAGAATACTCTGGTATTCCCGAAGACAAAATTATTGGTAACTGA